The Topomyia yanbarensis strain Yona2022 chromosome 3, ASM3024719v1, whole genome shotgun sequence nucleotide sequence TATGATGAAGATATTGATATTGGGCGACATTGTGATACTGGTATTGCAGGCAACTCTATATTCAATAATCTGCCATCCTTTCATGTAATCGAAAATCGTAGTGTAGAAAGATGCTATGCACGACATTTTCAGCAATGGAATTTGTAAATACGGTTTCACTGAGGCACTAGACTATTTCATTTATACTAAAAGATACTTCACAGTTAGTGAATTCAATACACGACGATAGATATTTGCTAAGTTGTGCCTAGATAGCGAAATGAAACGCATGCCAGATATAACTGAATATTATAGtagagaaaaaaagaaaaccgTTTCGTTACGAATGACTTCCAGTGAAATGCGCTGCTTTACTCATTATTTCACCTTTCTTATTGGTCAGTACATTCCTATTGAAGATCAAGTTTGGACATATTGTAAATTATTGATTAAATTAGTTCATTTGTGCCTTCTCCGTTCATTTTCATCAGAAGAAATTGATCAATTACGTGAGCAGATTAGTCAacatcataatttatatattatCCTTTTCAAAAAAGACCTCAAACCTAAGCATCACTTTATTGTCCATTATCCGTCAATTATTCGCATCTCAGGGCCGATAGAAAAAATGATGTGTTTTCGTTACGAAGCAATAAACACAGAGGATTCAAGCAATACGCACATGTAATGTCATCAAGAAAAAATCTTTGCTACACGTTAGGAGTGAAAGCCAGCTTGAAATTCTATTACGATGCGTCTAACAAAAGTTTCATTGACAATTGTACTACTGGTAATTTTAAAACGGGCGACCTACGACTTAGACATTATTTCAGAAATTTGTTACAACCTCTGCGTTTGAACTCGGATTTCATAGTAATGTTTTCGAGCTCAATTGAATATAAAGGAACGCAGTATAGTGCAGGGAATTTTTTGACACGATTAGAGAAAAACAACATACATCTCTTTGAAATTTTGGATTTCATCTCATTAGGTGGATCGATTTTCGTTGTTAGTCAGTTTTGGGAAACAGGGGATTATAATGACCATTTTTTGGCATATGAGGTTAAGGCACGAAGCGCAATAGTTGATATAGTTGATATTGAGTTATTTGGAACACCTCCAATTACTTTGCACAAGATCGGTCATCTTTATATGTTtaggattaaaaatagttttaatatCGATTGTATTGAGTGATTGATGTAAATAAAAAACGTTGCCTTAAAAAACCATTAAATTTTTATGAATTCTTGGAAAGAAAAATCTGTTTAAATTACATATAAAATTTACCACAAACAAATTTAAAGGTTACTTGAACATCCAGTTATATTTACTTGAATATTCTTGtgatttttaagaaattttaatttgaaGATCATTGTATATTACGATGAAATCTACGTGAAAATCATATAGtgttcaaaatttgccagaaaacgcgagcgaaaccgagttcgccctcacgctcattcaaaactactcaaaatttgagtttccactactcaatttcaaaaaccggggcaaactgtcaaaaaatgagtatcGATTTGAGTAGAATTGACTGAACTCTGGAGTAACCATGAAATTATCAActatttgagtgaaaaaaaaCTTACTGGTGCACGAAGTGGAACAACCCGCacacaaaattgaaaatagtttcaaatgTTGATTCAACAGAAAAAAATCAACGAGGAGACATTCGGAAAACTAAAAGGTAAGTTTTCGCAAGTGTggtttcttttttaaaataacatacCTTCTTATTTTGCATATCCAGTAACACGAGATCCTATTTACAGGAAAAAGGAGAAAGGACCTCGGAATAAATTTATAAGCATCGTATTAACAACTAGAGATACAGGTAAGTGGAATTTTATATACAGATTAATGCGTTTGTTAGTATTATTAAGAtcggttaaatttcaaattttgtctttgcgtaaaaagtactcaaaattgacattttgtatccgaactcaaaactgagtaagtgaggaaaactcaatttttgaccatGTGCACTTTTTATGGAATTGAGTGGCTGGTCACTCatttttgagttattttcaATGAGCGTGTTGGCTCGTCTTGTCTTATGAAAATGTTAATAGTCGGTCAATTAATCGGTCGACCTTGAAGGGAAGCACCCGATTTCATCGGCTGACTTTAGATTTTTTGAGTGCTTCctagcagcgatgccagatgtgaagacatgttttcattttgaagacatttggaatattgtgaagacattttttgcatcttttataTTCTTAAGACAAAGTCCCTctaaacatttttttagaatatctGCTCGGTTTCGAGCAGAATTCTGACTAAAAATCAACCACCGATTCCGAATTCTGGTCGTTGATGGCAAAAGACATTATTTGACTAAATgtgaaaacctttgaaaaatatacctggtatccctgcTTAGTCTCGCACAAAACAACCACAACGATTTGCTTACCTCCTGCTGAGTCCTGAACGTCAAACCGGCACACTCTTCGCTCTTTTCACAATAAACATCACTTTGCGCCGACTGATCGGCATTTTAGTCCAAGGAAGTGTATTTCATTATTCTGAATTATTTCTAAATTGATAGAAAATATTCAAATGTCTATCAGGTAATTTAGTAATTTATCTCTTCGTAATCAGTTGTCTGAATATTACGCACGCTTGTTTCCAGCAATCCGAACTCTCCTTCCGAGCGGAGTCCACTAGTGGATCGAACGCTTGACCTATATCTCAACATTCAACGTTCCCGGGAATGCCTCAAATGGGGCGCGTTTAACATAGCCCTTCTTTCCATCATCATGTTCGATATATCTAACAAGTGTCCCTACTCCTTTTCCCATTGGTATTATCTGGAGTATGCAGCGGCTGCGATTTTGTCTTGCAGCGTGATATACTATTTTGCACGCTACTTTTTTTACATGTTCAGTAAAGAACCACTGAAGGGAACGGAAACTCAACGAAAACTGTTAAAATTTGATGTGGATGATAATTCTTTCATAAGTACTACACCAGCGCCTAAGAAACCAGTCAGTTCCGCCGATGCAACCTCAGGAAACCTGTCGTCGGTCAGTTTACATTCATTCAATGAAAGTGGTCTTACGGCGTCACCGGGATGGGTCTTTAGTCGAGGTAGTCCGCATCGTCAGGGAGATCGAAACATGTCGGTTCCCAATTACTCACTGGAAAGTTCTTTCAACGCGAGTACAAGCAATTCGATAAACTTTTCTCCCTCGCTGAGAAAAATTGCAAATAAGAATGATTTCATAGTGGACGAAAAAGGTTTGCAAAATTATTTGAGGTATGATTACAAACGCTTTGtgtattattttatttacaTGTTAACCATTGTGGTTTGTCTTTTAGAGAAGTCTCTAATGAAGAAAGAAATAGTAGCTCGTACATTGAGGGTATGAACACATCTGGCAGTACTTTAAACTCATTCTGGAACAGTTACAAATTGGATGATATGTCGAACCTGCTGAAAACGTCGCTCTACCAGCTTTCACCATCGGCTCCACCAAGTAAGCAGACTTCGAAGGAACACGAGAGTGGACCGTACAACACTATAGATTCGGAAGTTAGCTCGGAGGTGTTGAAAAAAGTTTCTTCGGTTCAGCTATCGAACTATGTCGCAAACTTGAGAATGGTCGGCATTATATTCGTTGTCATATCGAGCCGTAGTGATTTATAGgttttgatcaattttagtGGGTTTCTCTAACAATACTTCAGCGAATCGTATCGGAAATGAACAGCATTGATCACTCGTTTCGAACTCGTGGCTTCACCGACATACAGCTGGGCAGCGTTGGCTTGGAAAGATTAAAGAAAACCGCTGAAAATCAGCAACTAGTAACACTGTATATCCCGAAATTGCCGCTGATGATTCCGTTTCTAGAAATGTCTACCAACCAGGAGTATCTGGTCCAGCGAATAAAGGATTTGTCGAAGGGAAGTTGCATCGCTGACTATCGTTGGAACTCTGGTTCCGCCTACAAGGGGCTGAGCTGGGATGAACATTTGCCTACTGATTCGGCTGTAAGTGTACTCATTTTGTAGGATTATACCTTATCGAAGGTATATCGGCTACATCTTATTCCATTATAGGTAATTTTTCATCTGTTCTGTACCTACATGGATAGCCAGTTAAGGCCACTGCCCCAGCCAGGTGGTCGCCCGTTTTATCATCGGTATGTCATGATTGCTGACAAAAAGAGCTCGAAAGAAACGTTAGCGGAAGTGAAGACAAAAAACAAAGCAAAGTGCGCTATCCTTTGCTCGAATCCGATGAAACCTCGGTTCAATTTTATATCGGACGACAAGATCCACAACAGTGCTTACGTGAGTATTCAGAAAGTGGGTGGTTTAGGTTTGATATCTGAAGAATTTTACTGTGATGAAAGAACGATGCAATATCAAAGAAATCGACGGTAGGGAGGTTTATTTATGATGATTCGAGCATAACTTAAATTATTCCAAACGACATCTtatgtatttttttacttttcacagGATCGCAACAATCTTTTCTACGTCATTATTCAGTTCctaatttatatgaaaaataaccaCGAAGGCGCGGTGGAAGGAATCAACTTGGGAAAGAGCGGAATTAACATTTTGTGTGTTGTGGAAGACTGATTCATTGTAATTATTACTCGCTCTTACGATGTGTTACAATTACTGATAGCTTGGATTATACTTCATAATGTAAGATTACtgtaaatcaaaaatggtaTTTAAACTAGCATTGATTTCTCGAAATAGAGTATGTTATGTAAATGCCTACCGGTAGAGAAATTGTGTAATGTATATGTCTACGGATGACAAATGATATACGGAAGGTATATAAGGGACAGTCATATAGGGTTGTACAAGAAACTAATTGAGAAGTTTTCCATGGTTCAGGAGGTACGAAATAGTACAAGTAGTACTAGAGGGCCCCTAGGagattacaatgttgaaataattTCTTATATTAGATCTAAGAGGAACAATTTTACGGCCATCTTAAGCtaggaaaagcggccatcttggaaaacaaaaaagcagttttttttcacaCCGCTGGAAAAATCTTGAAATTGAAGATTTTCCaaacggtgtgagaaaaaactgcttttttcttttccaagatggccgcttattAAGGCGTCAGTTGAACCGTAAAACGCATGCAAATTGGTATacgggtcattccatgcgaagtgatcaaggcacgtgtaatcgacctccacggatttgaacaaaatttggaggaattgttcatctagggccaatatataaaaaattcttgtgacaattgaaccacccctcgggtcatgggagcaccccccgttttggcaaattgccaaaacccttgattttcttttgatcatatatccggttctatttactctagaatcaaaccacaagatggcttttgaagaaagatgttcaaggaatctagaaaaaatattatttttttgctggcagtgatgccaactatgcgattttttcagttaaatattaaaagttaattaactttaatttctctcaatacatatattttaatcttgaaaattttaatgccatcgcgttcctcagacatttttacataaaaaacacttaccaCATCTCAATATattatgagcgcatcctgagatacaccgttttgaagagaaaaaaccgcaatttcccatataaaatcgcaagcgcacaacactaaaaaaccaacttgagtattctgagttcaaacataatttttcgtgaagtagacaagaaatgatgaaaaactacgaatttggtttgcttctagcagatcagggtcgatttttatgaccgtttgaagattttctcaattctagccaataaaaatggatttttatatgagaaaatcggagtttttcccttcaaaacggtatatctcaggatgcgctcaaattatattgggacgataagtgttttttatgtaaaaatgtctgaggaacgcgatgacattaaaattttcaaaattaaaatatatatattgagagaaaaattaacttttattatttaactgaaaaaaatgtatagttggcagcactgttggcaaaaaataatattttttctagacttcttgaacaattttcttcaaaagccatcttgtggtttga carries:
- the LOC131691875 gene encoding transmembrane protein 209, whose protein sequence is MSISNPNSPSERSPLVDRTLDLYLNIQRSRECLKWGAFNIALLSIIMFDISNKCPYSFSHWYYLEYAAAAILSCSVIYYFARYFFYMFSKEPLKGTETQRKLLKFDVDDNSFISTTPAPKKPVSSADATSGNLSSVSLHSFNESGLTASPGWVFSRGSPHRQGDRNMSVPNYSLESSFNASTSNSINFSPSLRKIANKNDFIVDEKGLQNYLREVSNEERNSSSYIEGMNTSGSTLNSFWNSYKLDDMSNLLKTSLYQLSPSAPPSKQTSKEHESGPYNTIDSEVSSEVLKKVSSVQLSNYVANLRMWVSLTILQRIVSEMNSIDHSFRTRGFTDIQLGSVGLERLKKTAENQQLVTLYIPKLPLMIPFLEMSTNQEYLVQRIKDLSKGSCIADYRWNSGSAYKGLSWDEHLPTDSAVIFHLFCTYMDSQLRPLPQPGGRPFYHRYVMIADKKSSKETLAEVKTKNKAKCAILCSNPMKPRFNFISDDKIHNSAYDRNNLFYVIIQFLIYMKNNHEGAVEGINLGKSGINILCVVED